The proteins below come from a single Treponema phagedenis genomic window:
- a CDS encoding V-type ATP synthase subunit F, with amino-acid sequence MTYYIIGERELVVGFSLVGVDGCVANSREQALDAFRQITAPRAHLQTSRPKVLIITELVADYLQEEIQEWQMKGTYPLIVEIPPLQGHIEGRKSLTEAIREAIGIKV; translated from the coding sequence GTGACATACTATATTATCGGAGAGCGTGAACTTGTTGTGGGCTTTTCTCTTGTCGGGGTTGACGGCTGTGTTGCAAACTCCAGAGAACAGGCATTAGATGCCTTTAGGCAAATAACTGCCCCCAGAGCTCACCTTCAAACTTCTCGTCCTAAGGTTTTAATTATAACCGAACTCGTTGCAGACTATTTGCAGGAAGAAATTCAGGAATGGCAAATGAAAGGAACCTACCCGCTCATTGTGGAAATTCCTCCTTTGCAAGGGCATATCGAGGGGCGAAAATCTTTAACGGAAGCTATCAGAGAGGCGATAGGAATTAAGGTATAA
- a CDS encoding ATP synthase subunit C, with protein sequence MNRKVLFFGLFFLLTTAAIFADSQTGMSMGEGIKYISAALAVGLACLGGGIAVGRIGAAAMGAISEDSELSGKALPFIGLAEGICLWGFLVALLIILL encoded by the coding sequence ATGAATCGTAAGGTATTATTTTTCGGACTGTTTTTTTTACTCACAACAGCAGCAATTTTTGCGGATTCGCAAACAGGAATGTCCATGGGCGAGGGAATTAAGTATATCTCCGCAGCGCTTGCAGTAGGACTCGCTTGCCTTGGCGGCGGAATTGCGGTCGGCAGAATTGGTGCCGCAGCAATGGGGGCAATAAGTGAAGATTCAGAGCTTTCAGGAAAGGCCCTTCCTTTTATCGGCCTTGCTGAAGGTATTTGTCTGTGGGGATTCCTTGTTGCCTTGTTAATCATCTTGTTATAA
- a CDS encoding V-type ATP synthase subunit A encodes MSEVITGKITRISGPILYAEGLSSCGLYDVVSVGEENLIGEIIRLDKESTTIQIYEDVTGMKIGEKVVSHRRPLSVRLGPGLIGTIYDGIQRPLEKLFDETGSFLHPGARIDPLDTQKKWHFQPALDCEGKPFSVGSPIAPGMIIGTVQETDSVAHKIMVPPNIRGRTFVSFSGEGDYTIDEIIAKTEFDENIYLAHYWPVRNPRPFTQKLTVSEPLVTGQRVIDVFFPLSKGGTAAIPGGFGTGKTMTQHAIAKWCDADIIVYIGCGERGNEMTDVLTEFPQLIDPRTNRSLMERTILIANTSNMPVAAREVSLYSGITLAEYYRDMGMHVAIMADSTSRWAEALRELSGRMEEMPAEEGFPAYLPTRLAEFYERAGRIKTLSNSEGSISIIGAVSPPGGDFSEPVTQHTKRFIRCFWALDRELANARHYPAIGWIESYSEYVDEIHEWWDKFDPRWGTVRAAALDLLKREQRLQQIVRLIGPDALPDTERIILVVSDMIKNGFLQQNAFDSIDVFSVPEKQVLILVIIMEFYERAMVSIKRGAPLIQITALNCVEKIIRIKTTYENEDIAGIQAVGEQMRKEFEELDSVYKATSY; translated from the coding sequence ATGAGTGAGGTAATTACAGGAAAAATAACACGAATATCAGGACCTATTTTATATGCTGAAGGATTATCCTCCTGCGGATTATATGACGTGGTAAGTGTGGGAGAAGAAAATCTTATCGGGGAAATTATCCGATTGGATAAAGAAAGTACAACTATTCAGATATATGAAGATGTTACCGGAATGAAAATCGGTGAAAAGGTTGTCTCTCATAGGCGTCCGCTATCCGTACGGTTAGGGCCGGGGCTGATCGGAACTATCTATGATGGTATACAGCGCCCGCTTGAAAAGCTTTTTGACGAAACGGGAAGCTTTTTACATCCCGGTGCGCGAATAGATCCGCTGGATACGCAAAAAAAATGGCACTTTCAGCCTGCTCTTGACTGTGAAGGAAAACCGTTTAGCGTAGGAAGTCCTATCGCCCCGGGGATGATAATTGGTACCGTGCAGGAAACGGATTCCGTTGCGCATAAAATTATGGTTCCACCGAATATCCGCGGAAGAACCTTTGTTTCTTTTTCCGGCGAAGGTGATTACACTATTGATGAAATTATTGCAAAAACAGAGTTTGATGAAAACATATACTTGGCGCATTACTGGCCGGTGCGGAATCCCCGTCCATTTACACAGAAGCTGACAGTCTCCGAGCCCTTGGTAACGGGACAGCGAGTTATTGATGTGTTTTTTCCTTTATCAAAAGGAGGAACTGCAGCAATACCCGGCGGTTTCGGTACCGGAAAAACCATGACTCAGCACGCTATTGCGAAATGGTGTGATGCGGATATCATTGTGTATATCGGGTGCGGGGAGCGAGGAAACGAAATGACCGATGTCTTGACTGAATTTCCTCAACTCATAGACCCGCGAACAAATAGATCATTGATGGAACGTACGATTCTGATTGCCAATACGTCAAACATGCCGGTTGCGGCACGGGAAGTTTCACTGTATTCCGGTATAACTCTTGCCGAATACTATCGGGATATGGGCATGCACGTTGCAATTATGGCGGACTCAACAAGTCGCTGGGCTGAAGCCCTGCGAGAGCTTTCAGGCAGAATGGAAGAAATGCCTGCGGAAGAAGGTTTTCCTGCCTATCTTCCAACTCGGTTGGCTGAATTTTATGAACGAGCGGGAAGAATAAAAACGCTTTCAAACTCCGAAGGCTCAATCAGCATTATCGGCGCAGTATCTCCTCCTGGAGGTGATTTTTCGGAACCGGTAACCCAGCATACAAAACGTTTTATTCGCTGTTTTTGGGCGCTTGATCGCGAGCTTGCAAATGCACGCCACTACCCTGCAATCGGATGGATTGAATCTTATTCTGAATATGTTGATGAAATCCACGAATGGTGGGATAAGTTTGATCCGCGCTGGGGAACAGTCCGTGCTGCTGCATTGGACTTATTGAAACGGGAACAGCGGCTTCAGCAAATCGTGCGGCTGATTGGCCCTGATGCCTTGCCCGATACGGAAAGAATTATTCTGGTTGTTTCCGATATGATCAAAAACGGCTTTTTACAACAAAATGCTTTTGATTCAATTGACGTTTTTTCGGTTCCTGAAAAACAGGTATTAATTCTTGTGATTATCATGGAATTTTATGAGCGGGCAATGGTATCAATAAAACGCGGGGCGCCGCTAATACAAATTACCGCATTAAATTGCGTAGAAAAAATTATTCGAATAAAAACAACCTATGAGAATGAAGATATTGCCGGTATTCAAGCAGTAGGTGAACAAATGCGTAAAGAATTTGAGGAGCTTGATTCAGTATATAAGGCAACATCATACTAA
- a CDS encoding V-type ATP synthase subunit I, producing the protein MFRSQKMKLAELMILAQDIDKVLEYLGKKANFQFQQRSSFNDVPPNNQYKEYYDKLDACRSYLGIIDRLSFVDHVSLPSPDDVANAEKLLSLTDDIKEREQSLTEAYKQCLNAYEETSSFANLNIAYSEFDNLSFLTIRIGAIDPDTFETLKLNLGERAVVVPLNNEQTRILAASSKKGRFGLDSELKKYNFVPMNLPLDYQGIPKEILAHLKEEKERAEEKVKNILSEKKQFGIHYQEMLMNLLQNFSLGAQIQQVRQSLEATQLVYRVVGWLPEDESAGFVSELDNLTAGRIAIRLFSPEEVPTIKSGKEKVPVRYKHGAFVRSYERMVFSYGAPLYGTIDPTPIVAISYTILFGIMFGDLGQGLVFFLLGLFMYSKKIRALHKWQHFDFVFISIGLSSMIMGLLTGEFFANDQLLVPFGRWLTGLFGTPADRVLHLMPSKGSIEKLLMFFGFTLGLGFIINSLGIIINIINQFRRKHSAEAVFSQTGLCGLLFFWYVVAMALRIAFFHIPFQWFDILGMVIPLVGIFFKEMFVRISEHKKPIFPEGIGMYIMQGVIEIMDVVSGFFSNSMSFLRVGAFALAHAVLSFVVFTMTDFVGGYLTVQGILITVIGNLIIICLEGLIVGIQVVRLQYYEFFSKFFTENGRVFTPFRFKYKEG; encoded by the coding sequence ATGTTTAGATCTCAAAAAATGAAACTTGCGGAATTGATGATTTTAGCGCAAGATATCGATAAGGTTTTGGAATATCTCGGTAAAAAAGCAAATTTTCAATTTCAGCAAAGATCTTCTTTTAATGATGTGCCGCCGAACAATCAATATAAAGAGTATTATGATAAATTGGATGCATGTCGTTCCTATTTAGGAATTATTGACAGACTGAGTTTTGTTGACCACGTGAGCTTGCCCTCACCCGATGATGTAGCAAATGCTGAAAAACTTCTCAGCTTGACTGATGATATTAAAGAAAGAGAGCAAAGCTTAACAGAAGCGTATAAACAATGTTTAAATGCATACGAAGAAACCTCCTCTTTTGCAAACCTGAATATTGCGTATTCTGAATTTGATAATCTCTCGTTCCTTACTATCAGAATAGGCGCTATTGATCCCGATACTTTTGAAACACTAAAATTAAATCTCGGGGAAAGAGCGGTGGTTGTGCCGTTAAACAATGAGCAAACACGAATTCTTGCCGCTTCATCAAAAAAAGGAAGATTCGGACTCGATAGTGAATTAAAAAAATATAATTTTGTTCCTATGAACTTGCCGCTTGATTATCAGGGTATTCCTAAAGAAATCCTTGCACATCTTAAGGAAGAAAAAGAGCGAGCAGAAGAAAAAGTGAAAAACATTCTTTCAGAAAAAAAGCAATTCGGCATTCATTATCAGGAGATGTTAATGAATTTATTGCAGAATTTTTCACTGGGAGCTCAGATACAACAAGTGCGGCAAAGCCTTGAAGCAACACAACTGGTATACCGAGTGGTTGGCTGGTTGCCTGAAGATGAATCGGCAGGTTTTGTTTCGGAGCTTGATAACTTGACGGCAGGCAGAATAGCTATTCGCCTGTTTTCTCCCGAAGAAGTGCCAACAATAAAAAGCGGTAAAGAAAAAGTACCGGTGCGATACAAGCACGGAGCTTTTGTACGCAGTTATGAACGTATGGTTTTCAGTTACGGAGCGCCGCTTTACGGAACCATTGATCCTACTCCGATTGTAGCGATTTCTTATACAATTTTGTTTGGAATTATGTTTGGAGATCTGGGGCAGGGCTTAGTCTTTTTTTTACTGGGACTCTTTATGTACAGCAAAAAAATACGCGCTTTACATAAATGGCAACATTTTGATTTTGTTTTTATCTCTATTGGATTATCCAGTATGATTATGGGATTGCTTACCGGAGAGTTTTTTGCAAATGATCAGTTGCTTGTTCCTTTCGGCCGTTGGCTTACCGGTTTATTTGGCACTCCCGCAGACAGGGTTTTGCATTTAATGCCCTCAAAAGGCTCAATTGAAAAACTTCTTATGTTTTTTGGCTTTACCCTGGGACTTGGTTTTATTATCAACTCTCTTGGAATAATTATCAATATCATTAACCAGTTTAGAAGGAAACATTCCGCAGAAGCTGTTTTTTCTCAAACAGGACTTTGTGGACTTCTTTTCTTTTGGTATGTTGTTGCCATGGCGCTGCGAATTGCTTTTTTCCACATTCCTTTTCAATGGTTTGATATTCTCGGTATGGTTATTCCTCTGGTTGGTATATTTTTTAAGGAAATGTTTGTGCGAATAAGCGAACATAAAAAACCGATTTTTCCCGAAGGTATCGGAATGTATATTATGCAGGGAGTCATTGAAATCATGGATGTAGTCTCGGGCTTTTTTTCAAACTCAATGAGTTTTCTGCGGGTAGGAGCTTTTGCGCTTGCACATGCGGTCTTAAGTTTTGTAGTATTTACCATGACCGATTTTGTCGGCGGATACCTGACGGTACAAGGAATTTTAATTACCGTTATCGGCAATTTAATTATTATCTGTCTTGAAGGTTTAATTGTAGGAATTCAGGTTGTTCGTTTGCAATACTATGAATTCTTTTCAAAGTTTTTTACGGAAAACGGCAGAGTGTTTACGCCCTTCAGGTTTAAATATAAGGAAGGGTAG
- a CDS encoding V0D/AC39 family V-type ATPase subunit, producing MDKITADSYLCAKVSGLYSKLYIGERAKRLFEVQRLQELWTLLFTDDLPALTEGQLIALLEQKISRRLIDDFLELVSVYKKPNPIFFTLISQFDYANLRAVSSLPSLHDIKEPPIIDLGQFSIFRWKKWPDINAITAKSPVGWYNRIPDDSNRLDWEIKLDKTYYAQLWDTLLRLPENERASCERLIKEEIILQNIVWVMRLRVYYDFDGKDIIPMLVGSDGGKGENMLCKDAFFALDKPLDSWNAWEGWKYSWILNPHEEGVPWELDPRWAQLAGDKFLYRTAEREFHKQFFTPGLLVAFFKIKQLEEYMIRVAVESLRLGASDSLKNEFVGEEMYV from the coding sequence ATGGATAAAATCACTGCCGATTCATATTTATGTGCAAAAGTTTCGGGACTGTATTCAAAATTATATATAGGTGAAAGGGCAAAAAGACTTTTTGAAGTACAGCGTCTTCAAGAATTATGGACACTATTGTTTACCGATGATTTGCCGGCTCTTACTGAAGGTCAACTAATTGCACTTTTAGAACAGAAAATTTCAAGACGTCTTATCGATGATTTTCTTGAACTGGTATCCGTATATAAAAAACCGAATCCTATTTTTTTTACCTTAATCTCTCAATTTGATTATGCGAATTTGCGGGCAGTTTCTTCACTGCCGTCTTTGCATGATATAAAAGAGCCGCCGATTATTGATCTGGGGCAATTCTCAATTTTTCGATGGAAAAAATGGCCGGATATAAACGCGATCACTGCTAAAAGTCCTGTCGGTTGGTATAATCGCATCCCCGATGATTCAAACAGACTTGATTGGGAAATTAAACTTGATAAAACCTATTATGCGCAGCTTTGGGATACGCTTTTGAGGTTGCCGGAAAACGAACGCGCATCTTGTGAGCGGCTTATTAAAGAAGAAATTATTTTGCAAAACATTGTATGGGTGATGCGATTACGGGTATATTATGACTTTGACGGAAAAGATATTATCCCGATGCTTGTGGGTTCGGATGGGGGAAAAGGCGAAAATATGCTTTGCAAAGATGCTTTTTTTGCTTTAGATAAACCGCTTGATTCATGGAATGCATGGGAAGGATGGAAATATTCTTGGATTTTAAATCCTCATGAGGAAGGCGTTCCTTGGGAATTGGATCCTCGCTGGGCGCAGTTGGCCGGAGATAAATTCCTATATCGAACCGCAGAAAGAGAATTTCATAAGCAGTTTTTTACACCGGGGCTTTTAGTAGCCTTTTTTAAGATTAAACAGCTTGAAGAATATATGATCCGTGTTGCTGTTGAAAGTTTACGACTCGGAGCTTCCGATTCTCTAAAGAATGAATTCGTAGGAGAGGAAATGTATGTTTAG